The stretch of DNA CTGTGATTTTAAAAATTAATCCGATGGGGTCCGACTGCGTGTGTAGCAAGGAGATACTCATCATTAAAGAGAGGGCGAGGTAATATTTTTTCATAATAGAGGTTTTGCGTTTTTTGTTGATAAATAGATTGTGATCCGTCTGCTGCTGCCTCTCTGGAGCGCTCTGGAGAGGGCTCATGGAGGTTGTTATCAAAATTCCTGCCTGCCGAAGGCAGGAAAATGGCGCCAGTGTCGCTGGGCTTGCCCCTACCTCCACATCCCCAAAAAAAACCTCAAGCCAACCCTCCAATACCTCCCCGTCCAAATAAAACCTGTGCACCAATAGAATCAAAATGGCAATCAAAATTAAAATCAAAATGCGGCTAAAGTTACCCCAACCCATAGCTCGTCAACCATTACATCCCAAAAACCTCAAGCCAACCCTCCAATACCTCCACCCCTCCAATACCTCCCCGTCCCCAAAAACCCTCAAGCCAACCCTCCTCTACCCCCGTCCCCAAAAAAGCTACTGCCCACTCACCTCCACCACCTTCATCCCTTCGCGGCCATACAGCACTGGAAAATACATCAACTCCACCTTGGCCGGATTGAGCGTAAACTGACCCGAAAAGCGGGGCTCCAATTCGATGCTGAACTCATGTTTGCCTGCCGGTAGGGCTTCTATGAAAATGCTCGTTTGTTGCTTGGCATATTCTCGGTGCACCTCGACGCCCTTTTGGCCATTCGGTTTGGCGTAGTAGGAGCAGGAGCCGGGGATAGGCACCTCCAGCATGACATAAGTGGCGGATTTGTCATTTTCCACGGTGACCACTAGTGTTGTTTGTTTGTCTTTTTCAATGGTTTGTACGATTTGACCCTCTTGTTTTATCAGGCTGCTGACCTTAAACCCCTTTTCTTGTTTAGTTGGGTTTGGGTTTAAAAAGCTTTGGTATGCAGCAAGGTAGAGGGTGCTGGTTCCTGTTTTTTGTATGTCTAATGGGCGTTGCGACTGGTCGGTGCTCCATTGGTAAGGGAAAGTATCAATCGTCGCATTGATGGCTCCTTTGAGGGTCAGTGTAGGATTAATAATGGAATCCTTTTTGCCTTTGAGCAACTGAGGGAGGAGATCCCGCAATACCTGGGCGGTTTCCAGGGTGTTGCGCCATGCATGGCGACCGGTGCTGTTTTGACGCTGTTCGAGGAGATAGCGCTGGGCTAGGGCGGCAGCTTGGTATTCCCCGGCATCGAGTAGGATTTTGTATGCCAAAAGGGTGGTGCTGATGTCGTTTTGCGTCAGGTTCATAGAGGGTGAGCCCCAGAAGTGGCTGCCAAAGAGGGTCGTTTGTTGGTAATGATAAAGGCTGTCTAGCGTGTAGGGCAATTTGGCCAATTGCCTGATTCGGAGGCACCATAGGCGTTCCTGGACAGACAAGGACATGGAATCCATCTGCGGCAAGTACGCCTCAAAAGGAAAAACCTGGCCCGCTTCAGCCAGCAGCGCCAAAGAAGGGAGGAGGTCATTGGTGGTTTTCGTTTTGATTGTACTGGTCAATCGTCGTAGCGCCAATTCCAGCGCAGGGGAGGAGATGCCAATGGCTTTGGCCATGAGCAGCGACTTGGTGACGTGCCGGGTGATCCAGGACACGCCTTGGCTTTTATCCCACCAACCCCATTCACCTGTTTCATATTGGTTTTTTTCGAGCGTTTTAATACACTTTTCCAGCATGGCATCCTGGTCAAATGTTTCTCCTAGGTACGCCTTAATCTGTTTTTCCAAGACCAGCGCCATTAGTTTGCTGGCCGTTTGTTCGTTGCAACCGTAATGGTAATTTTTGAGGTAGTCGATTTCTTTCAAAAGTACCGGCAGCAAGTCTTGTTCTACGAATATTTCAACTTTACCCAGTTCGGGCCGGAAAGAAAGGCTTAGGCTGGTATCTTTGTCCAATACCAGGAATTGTCCTACATGCTCCATTGTGCCTTTGGAGAAAATGGGGATATGGCGTTTTTCACCATCTTCAAAGGGCTTGTTTTTACTTTCGAGGGCGTAGGTAATGGCCAGGGAATCCCCAGCCATTCCTGCCTGAATCTTTGCAGATTCGACTTTACCGTTTAGCAGCCAACCTTCCTGTTGACGCAAAAGGGTGTCGGATGATAAAAAGCGCGTTTCTATTGCTAAAGAATCCGAGGTGTAATTCGATGCTTTGCCAATCACCTCGACTTGATCTCCTTCAATCAAAAATCGAGGGACGGCGAGTTGGGCGATTAGAGGTTTGTAGGCTTGGGTGTGACTAAAGCCTATTCCGCTCCGCTTATGTTTGTCCATCCCAAGAGCATAGGCCTTCCAGGCCGTGATATTGTCGGGAAAGGTTACTTTGAAGCTGACTTCCCCCTTTTTATCTGTTATCACATTCGGTTCCCAGTAGGCATAGTCACGAAATTCGGTCCGTAAACCCTTGGCCATTGCTGGGTCAAAAAAGTCAAAAGAAGGGTCACTGTTTGTGGTAATGAGGATGACGCCATTGGCTGCACGGGAGCCATATAGGGCCGTCGCCTCCAATCCCTTCAGCACTTTGAGGCTTTTTACCCGCTGGGGATCCAGTTGAGAAGGGTTTGCGATTTTTCCATCTATGATGTAGAGTGGCTCCTGGCCCTCTATGCTAGTATTGCCTCTGATGTTTATAAGATCCGATGATCCTTCGGCTATTACACCTGCAGAGCGCCCCTGCAAGGCAACAAAAGGATTGAGGTCCTGATATTCAAAAGCATCATATTCCAAAGATTTTAAATTTTTTCTTGCACCAGACCCATAACCCGTGACGATCACTTCATCCAGGTGCATAGCGCTTTCTGGCAGTACAACATTTACCCGTTCATTACCGAAAACACCAATTTCCTGTTGCTCAAAACCGGTATAGGAAATGATGAGCTCATTATGACCTGCAGGCAGTACCAACTCATAGTTGCCGTCAATATCGGTCACCATCCCCATGGTAGTGCCTTTTACCAGGATAGAGGCACCAATCAACGGCTCACCACTTTCATCGGTCACCCGGCCAATGACTTGCTGCATCCCACCATATCTATACGGTGCTGGTGCTGGATTTCGCAGGATGGGAGACAACATATCCCTAACTGTTAACTCGACTTTCTCCTGCAAAGTTTTATTGGCCTCATCTAGTGAAAACAGGGCCTGATTCAAATTTTGATAAAGGGTCGAGTTGGGGTTGATTTGTACTATGCGCTGATGATAAGACTGATCGGATCGGAAAAGATACAAAGTGTAAGTACCGGCAGGTAGAATATACTTTGCCGTAGTTTGAGGGCGATAAACAGCAATGGTCTTATCGGATTGCTGGAATGCAATAGCTACGAGGGCGGTATCTCGGTGCTTTTCGTATGAAAAGATATAGCGCCCTATTGCTTGGGTCTCCCTATCATACTGTGCAACTTCCTTGTATTGTATGGTATAATTTTTTGCATTAGCATCAATCATGGAAGGAGGATAAACGACATCGTTCAGTGTTGGTTTTGGCGGAAAGCGTGGTAATGGGCTGTCCTTCTTTTCAAAAAGTGCATGAGCAAATAGGCGCTCTCGTCCCGGAGCTAATTCATAGGCAAAGCCCGACTCAAAAACGAAGTCTGTTTTTAGGCCACTGCTTTCTTTATAATGCAGCTGACTTCCATTCAGAAAAGGCCCCAACTTAATATTGTCTCTGGTATATGAGGCATTAAATAGCTGGATGTGGTGGGCATTATCCCATACAAGAAATGGGCGATTCACAGGGTACTTTTTGAGCACAAAAATCTCATTGGCTATCAATCGCTTTTCCTCAGGGGTGAAATAATTAGGCATGACTTTACGTGTGATGCGCTGGTGTTTTTCCCACTTGGGGTAGTGGAGCAGGTCAATGGAGAATTCCAACTTGTGTCCCTCTCTTAGCCAAACACTATCAATGGTGATCTCCTGGTCGAGGGTGCGAATCGTGATGAGGTTGTAGCCCGCCGCCCCTCGGAAGCTATAGGGCTGGGGTTGGCTAATATCATAATAATAGACCAATCGACGATTGCAATAAATAAGGTAAATAGGCTCCGCTTTC from Saprospiraceae bacterium encodes:
- a CDS encoding alpha-2-macroglobulin family protein, producing MKRLYLALSLMVSLLPLCAQELKPIGLVFQLTAKEAAYLYEKEPLSVPAAYFHTLVDSFLSGEPSRPLLPNGHYMEVEAKREVLSIQLRSIHAHTVLTFNNERDLSLRVINESGESQVDALVQLGAKKISFDGKTQSFRLKKRNRGGFLQVSIAGDTLFYDVNPQNNKPLIARRYRRFANTDVAFILTTPIRLVFNVYRYFERGIRRNYWRPRFPRFRRKDKSLNGYVVTHKPKYQPNDTLRMKAFVTLPKGRPINKALRLKIRDRQRFKTIVVDTLLMPISPGAFVFDLPLADSLKLDQRYSIFLDHPKRDRLDGLSHNFLYEDYQLDEVTYTIVASQDTFRQGQPFNLTATAKDQNDLPVFDAQLQLQLLSKDLLQFYSDEVQIPDTLWTYETALDQRGQAEVVLPDSLFPAAKMTIKAIANFTNSNGELQQKEIDFTYTPLPDLVQLEAVAGKIKASVQKNGNDFPTQGLLLSKAYYLSKEDTMNVALPYQGKLDPNIHQYQLLTSEGRAKLQLGDRDGQQKVQLDVNAWLQNDTIHLSLNNPHQLPVNWIIRHRSGMLAEGFTRDSVFHQQKAGTGAKGYFLHYQYQWGGKEYTGEKEIQLYKQLLQVSIEQAPQVMPGEAVQVKVTVKDYKNRPAKDVNLAVGAINAQFESNDHFEGPAMVYKKAKEPFFYNEFEVDPKAYTAKTAIKSNWYEDLALDRSLYYRLRFPTEGVYFQSDTLTSDTFYQKIAQFAPYLVKNGKAEPIYLIYCNRRLVYYYDISQPQPYSFRGAAGYNLITIRTLDQEITIDSVWLREGHKLEFSIDLLHYPKWEKHQRITRKVMPNYFTPEEKRLIANEIFVLKKYPVNRPFLVWDNAHHIQLFNASYTRDNIKLGPFLNGSQLHYKESSGLKTDFVFESGFAYELAPGRERLFAHALFEKKDSPLPRFPPKPTLNDVVYPPSMIDANAKNYTIQYKEVAQYDRETQAIGRYIFSYEKHRDTALVAIAFQQSDKTIAVYRPQTTAKYILPAGTYTLYLFRSDQSYHQRIVQINPNSTLYQNLNQALFSLDEANKTLQEKVELTVRDMLSPILRNPAPAPYRYGGMQQVIGRVTDESGEPLIGASILVKGTTMGMVTDIDGNYELVLPAGHNELIISYTGFEQQEIGVFGNERVNVVLPESAMHLDEVIVTGYGSGARKNLKSLEYDAFEYQDLNPFVALQGRSAGVIAEGSSDLINIRGNTSIEGQEPLYIIDGKIANPSQLDPQRVKSLKVLKGLEATALYGSRAANGVILITTNSDPSFDFFDPAMAKGLRTEFRDYAYWEPNVITDKKGEVSFKVTFPDNITAWKAYALGMDKHKRSGIGFSHTQAYKPLIAQLAVPRFLIEGDQVEVIGKASNYTSDSLAIETRFLSSDTLLRQQEGWLLNGKVESAKIQAGMAGDSLAITYALESKNKPFEDGEKRHIPIFSKGTMEHVGQFLVLDKDTSLSLSFRPELGKVEIFVEQDLLPVLLKEIDYLKNYHYGCNEQTASKLMALVLEKQIKAYLGETFDQDAMLEKCIKTLEKNQYETGEWGWWDKSQGVSWITRHVTKSLLMAKAIGISSPALELALRRLTSTIKTKTTNDLLPSLALLAEAGQVFPFEAYLPQMDSMSLSVQERLWCLRIRQLAKLPYTLDSLYHYQQTTLFGSHFWGSPSMNLTQNDISTTLLAYKILLDAGEYQAAALAQRYLLEQRQNSTGRHAWRNTLETAQVLRDLLPQLLKGKKDSIINPTLTLKGAINATIDTFPYQWSTDQSQRPLDIQKTGTSTLYLAAYQSFLNPNPTKQEKGFKVSSLIKQEGQIVQTIEKDKQTTLVVTVENDKSATYVMLEVPIPGSCSYYAKPNGQKGVEVHREYAKQQTSIFIEALPAGKHEFSIELEPRFSGQFTLNPAKVELMYFPVLYGREGMKVVEVSGQ